In one Papio anubis isolate 15944 chromosome 11, Panubis1.0, whole genome shotgun sequence genomic region, the following are encoded:
- the TUBGCP2 gene encoding gamma-tubulin complex component 2 isoform X1, whose product MSEFRIHHDVNELLSLLRVHGGDGAEVYIDLLQKNRTPYVTTTVSAHSAKVKIAEFSRTPEDFLKKYDELKSKNARNLDPLVYLLSKLTEDKETLLYLQQNAKERAELAAAAAGSSTTSVNVPAAASKISMQELEELRKQLGSVATGSTLQQSLELKRKMLRDKQNKKNSGQHLPVFPAWVYERPALIGDFLIGAGISTDTALPIGTLPLASQESAVVEDLLYVLVGVDGRYVTAQPLAGRQSRTFLVDPNLDLSIRELVNRILPVAASYSTVTRFIEEKSSFEYGQVNHALAAAMRTLVKEHLILVSQLEQLHRQGLLSLQKLWFYIQPAMRTMDILASLATSVDKGECLGGSTLSLLHDRSFSYTGDSQAQELCLYLTKAASAPYFEVLEKWIYRGIIHDPYSEFMVEEHELRKERIQEDYNDKYWDQRYTIVQQQIPSFLQKVADKILSTGKYLNVVRECGHDVTCPVAKEIIYTLKERAYVEQIEKAFNYASKVLLDFLMEEKELVAHLRSIKRYFLMDQGDFFVHFMDLAEEELRKPVEDITPPRLEALLELALRMSTANTDPYKDDLKIDLMPHDLITQLLRVLAIETKQEKAMAHADPTELTLSGLEAFSFDYIVKWPLSLIINRKALTRYQMLFRHMFYCKHVERQLCSVWISNKTAKQHSLHSAQWFAGAFTLRQRMLNFVQNIQYYMMFEVMEPTWHILEKNLKSASNIDDVLGHHTGFLDTCLKDCMLTNPELLKVFSKLMSVCVMFTNCMQKFTQSMKLDSELGGQMLEQGAVPGLPTGAEERARKELTRKHLAEHADAAQLVSGFEATINKFDKNFSAHLLDLLARLSIYSTSDCEHGMASVISRLDFNGFYTERLERLSAERSQKAAPQVPVPRGPPAPAPRVAVTAQ is encoded by the exons ATGAGTGAATTTCGGATTCACCATGATGTCAATGAACTGCTTAGCCTGCTGCGTGTCCACGGAGGAGACGGGGCTGAGGTCTACATTGACCTGCTTCAAAAGAACAGGACCCCGTACGTCACTACCACTGTCTCTGCTCACAGTGCCAAG gttAAAATTGCAGAGTTTTCTCGTACTCCAGAAGACTTTCTAAAGAAATATGATGAACTGAAATCTAAAAATGCGAGGAACCTTGACCCGCTGGTGTACCTGTTGTCAAAGCTCACGGAAGACAAAGAG ACTCTGCTGTACTTACAACAGAATGCAAAAGAAAGAGCTGAGCTTGCAGCCGCTGCTGCAGGCAGCAGTACCACCAGCGTCAACGtccctgctgcagcctccaaGATCTCCATGCAGGAGCTTGAGGAGCTGAGGAAGCAGCTTGGCAGTGTGGCCACAGGCTCCACGCTACAGCAG TCTCTGGAACTTAAAAGAAAGATGCTTCGAGACAAGcagaacaaaaaaaattcaggccagcACCTCCCTGTCTTCCCAGCGTGGGTGTATGAGAGACCTGCCCTGATCGGGGATTTCCTGATTGGTGCTGGCATCAGCACAGACACCGCTTTGCCGATAG GCACGCTGCCCCTGGCCTCGCAGGAGTCGGCCGTGGTGGAGGACCTGCTGTACGTGCTGGTGGGCGTGGACGGGAGGTACGTCACAGCTCAGCCCctggctgggaggcagagccggACCTTCCTCGTGGACCCCAACCTGGACCTGTCCATCAGGGAGCTGGTGAACAGGATCCTCCCGGTGGCTGCCAGCTACTCCACCGTGACCAG GTTCATTGAAGAGAAGTCTTCCTTCGAGTACGGGCAGGTGAACCACGCCCTGGCGGCCGCCATGCGCACTCTGGTGAAGGAGCACCTGATCCTGGtgtcacagctggagcagctgcaCAGGCAGGGCCTCCTTTCGTTGCAGAAGCTCTGGTTCTACATCCAGCCGGCCATGCGCACCATGGACATCCTGGCCTCCCTCG CCACCTCGGTGGACAAAGGCGAGTGTCTTGGGGGGTCCACACTGAGCCTGCTCCATGACAGGAGCTTCAGCTACACAGGGGACAGCCAGGCGCAGGAACTCTGCCTGTACCTGACCAAGGCGGCCAGCGCTCCCTACTTTGAGGTTCTGGAGAAGTGGATCTACAGGGGCATCATCCACGACCCGTACAG TGAGTTTATGGTCGAGGAGCACGAGCTGCGGAAGGAGAGGATCCAGGAGGATTACAATGACAAGTACTGGGACCAGCGGTACACCATCGTCCAGCAGCAGATCCCTTCCTTCCTGCAGAAGGTGGCGGACAAGATCCTCAGCACAG GAAAATATCTAAATGTGGTCCGAGAGTGTGGCCATGACGTCACCTGCCCGGTGGCTAAAGAGATCATCTACACGTTAAAAGAGCGGGCGTACGTGGAGCAGATCGAGAAGGCATTTAACTATGCCAGCAAGGTGCTGCTGGACTTCCTGATGGAGGAGAAGGAACTGGTGGCACACCTCAG GTCCATCAAGCGCTACTTCCTCATGGACCAGGGCGACTTCTTCGTGCACTTCATGGACCTGGCGGAGGAGGAGCTCCGGAAGCCGGTGGAGGACATCACGCCCCCCCGCCTGGAGGCGCTGCTGGAGCTGGCCCTGCGCATGAGCACGGCCAACACTGACCCCTACAAGGACGACCTCAAG ATCGACCTGATGCCCCATGACCTCATCACTCAGCTCTTGCGTGTTCTGGCCATCGAGACCAAGCAGGAGAAGGCGATGGCCCACGCCGACCCCACAGAGCTGACGCTGAGCGGCCTGGAGGCCTTCTCTTTCGACTACATCGTCAAGTGGCCCCTTTCACTCATCATCAACAG GAAGGCCCTCACTCGCTACCAGATGCTCTTCAGGCACATGTTCTACTGCAAGCACGTGGAGCGGCAGCTCTGCAGCGTCTGGATCAGCAACAAAACCGCCAAGCAGCACTCTCTGCACTCCGCCCAGTG GTTTGCCGGGGCTTTCACTTTGCGGCAGCGAATGCTCAACTTCGTCCAGAATATTCAGTACTACATGATGTTCGAAGTGATGGAACCGACCTGGCATATCCTGGAGAAAAACCTGAAATCT GCCTCCAACATCGATGACGTCCTTGGCCACCACACGGGCTTCCTGGACACCTGCCTGAAGGACTGCATGCTCACCAACCCCGAGCTGCTGAAGGTCTTTTCCAAGCTCATGTCTGTGTGCGTCATGTTCACCAACTGCATGCAG AAATTTACACAGAGCATGAAATTGGACAGCGAGCTGGGCGGGCAGATGCTGGAGCAAGGCGCCGTCCCGGGGCTGCCCACAGGGGCCGAGGAGCGGGCCCGGAAGGAGCTCACCAGGAAG CACCTGGCCGAGCACGCGGACGCTGCGCAGCTGGTGTCTGGCTTCGAGGCCACCATCAACAAGTTTGACAAGAACTTCTCAGCCCACCTGCTGGACCTCCTGGCTCGGCTAAGCATCTACAGCACCAGTGACTGTGAGCACGGCATGGCCAGCGTCATCTCCAG GCTTGACTTCAACGGCTTCTACACGGAGCGCCTGGAGCGCCTGTCTGCAGAGAGGAGCCAGAAGGCTGCTCCCCAAGTGCCTGTCCCGCGAGGGCCCCCGGCTCCTGCACCCAGGGTCGCAGTCACCGCACAGTGA
- the TUBGCP2 gene encoding gamma-tubulin complex component 2 isoform X2: MSEFRIHHDVNELLSLLRVHGGDGAEVYIDLLQKNRTPYVTTTVSAHSAKVKIAEFSRTPEDFLKKYDELKSKNARNLDPLVYLLSKLTEDKETLLYLQQNAKERAELAAAAAGSSTTSVNVPAAASKISMQELEELRKQLGSVATGSTLQQSLELKRKMLRDKQNKKNSGQHLPVFPAWVYERPALIGDFLIGAGISTDTALPIGTLPLASQESAVVEDLLYVLVGVDGRYVTAQPLAGRQSRTFLVDPNLDLSIRELVNRILPVAASYSTVTRFIEEKSSFEYGQVNHALAAAMRTLVKEHLILVSQLEQLHRQGLLSLQKLWFYIQPAMRTMDILASLATSVDKGECLGGSTLSLLHDRSFSYTGDSQAQELCLYLTKAASAPYFEVLEKWIYRGIIHDPYSEFMVEEHELRKERIQEDYNDKYWDQRYTIVQQQIPSFLQKVADKILSTGKYLNVVRECGHDVTCPVAKEIIYTLKERAYVEQIEKAFNYASKVLLDFLMEEKELVAHLRSIKRYFLMDQGDFFVHFMDLAEEELRKPVEDITPPRLEALLELALRMSTANTDPYKDDLKIDLMPHDLITQLLRVLAIETKQEKAMAHADPTELTLSGLEAFSFDYIVKWPLSLIINRKALTRYQMLFRHMFYCKHVERQLCSVWISNKTAKQHSLHSAQWFAGAFTLRQRMLNFVQNIQYYMMFEVMEPTWHILEKNLKSASNIDDVLGHHTGFLDTCLKDCMLTNPELLKVFSKLMSVCVMFTNCMQHLAEHADAAQLVSGFEATINKFDKNFSAHLLDLLARLSIYSTSDCEHGMASVISRLDFNGFYTERLERLSAERSQKAAPQVPVPRGPPAPAPRVAVTAQ, encoded by the exons ATGAGTGAATTTCGGATTCACCATGATGTCAATGAACTGCTTAGCCTGCTGCGTGTCCACGGAGGAGACGGGGCTGAGGTCTACATTGACCTGCTTCAAAAGAACAGGACCCCGTACGTCACTACCACTGTCTCTGCTCACAGTGCCAAG gttAAAATTGCAGAGTTTTCTCGTACTCCAGAAGACTTTCTAAAGAAATATGATGAACTGAAATCTAAAAATGCGAGGAACCTTGACCCGCTGGTGTACCTGTTGTCAAAGCTCACGGAAGACAAAGAG ACTCTGCTGTACTTACAACAGAATGCAAAAGAAAGAGCTGAGCTTGCAGCCGCTGCTGCAGGCAGCAGTACCACCAGCGTCAACGtccctgctgcagcctccaaGATCTCCATGCAGGAGCTTGAGGAGCTGAGGAAGCAGCTTGGCAGTGTGGCCACAGGCTCCACGCTACAGCAG TCTCTGGAACTTAAAAGAAAGATGCTTCGAGACAAGcagaacaaaaaaaattcaggccagcACCTCCCTGTCTTCCCAGCGTGGGTGTATGAGAGACCTGCCCTGATCGGGGATTTCCTGATTGGTGCTGGCATCAGCACAGACACCGCTTTGCCGATAG GCACGCTGCCCCTGGCCTCGCAGGAGTCGGCCGTGGTGGAGGACCTGCTGTACGTGCTGGTGGGCGTGGACGGGAGGTACGTCACAGCTCAGCCCctggctgggaggcagagccggACCTTCCTCGTGGACCCCAACCTGGACCTGTCCATCAGGGAGCTGGTGAACAGGATCCTCCCGGTGGCTGCCAGCTACTCCACCGTGACCAG GTTCATTGAAGAGAAGTCTTCCTTCGAGTACGGGCAGGTGAACCACGCCCTGGCGGCCGCCATGCGCACTCTGGTGAAGGAGCACCTGATCCTGGtgtcacagctggagcagctgcaCAGGCAGGGCCTCCTTTCGTTGCAGAAGCTCTGGTTCTACATCCAGCCGGCCATGCGCACCATGGACATCCTGGCCTCCCTCG CCACCTCGGTGGACAAAGGCGAGTGTCTTGGGGGGTCCACACTGAGCCTGCTCCATGACAGGAGCTTCAGCTACACAGGGGACAGCCAGGCGCAGGAACTCTGCCTGTACCTGACCAAGGCGGCCAGCGCTCCCTACTTTGAGGTTCTGGAGAAGTGGATCTACAGGGGCATCATCCACGACCCGTACAG TGAGTTTATGGTCGAGGAGCACGAGCTGCGGAAGGAGAGGATCCAGGAGGATTACAATGACAAGTACTGGGACCAGCGGTACACCATCGTCCAGCAGCAGATCCCTTCCTTCCTGCAGAAGGTGGCGGACAAGATCCTCAGCACAG GAAAATATCTAAATGTGGTCCGAGAGTGTGGCCATGACGTCACCTGCCCGGTGGCTAAAGAGATCATCTACACGTTAAAAGAGCGGGCGTACGTGGAGCAGATCGAGAAGGCATTTAACTATGCCAGCAAGGTGCTGCTGGACTTCCTGATGGAGGAGAAGGAACTGGTGGCACACCTCAG GTCCATCAAGCGCTACTTCCTCATGGACCAGGGCGACTTCTTCGTGCACTTCATGGACCTGGCGGAGGAGGAGCTCCGGAAGCCGGTGGAGGACATCACGCCCCCCCGCCTGGAGGCGCTGCTGGAGCTGGCCCTGCGCATGAGCACGGCCAACACTGACCCCTACAAGGACGACCTCAAG ATCGACCTGATGCCCCATGACCTCATCACTCAGCTCTTGCGTGTTCTGGCCATCGAGACCAAGCAGGAGAAGGCGATGGCCCACGCCGACCCCACAGAGCTGACGCTGAGCGGCCTGGAGGCCTTCTCTTTCGACTACATCGTCAAGTGGCCCCTTTCACTCATCATCAACAG GAAGGCCCTCACTCGCTACCAGATGCTCTTCAGGCACATGTTCTACTGCAAGCACGTGGAGCGGCAGCTCTGCAGCGTCTGGATCAGCAACAAAACCGCCAAGCAGCACTCTCTGCACTCCGCCCAGTG GTTTGCCGGGGCTTTCACTTTGCGGCAGCGAATGCTCAACTTCGTCCAGAATATTCAGTACTACATGATGTTCGAAGTGATGGAACCGACCTGGCATATCCTGGAGAAAAACCTGAAATCT GCCTCCAACATCGATGACGTCCTTGGCCACCACACGGGCTTCCTGGACACCTGCCTGAAGGACTGCATGCTCACCAACCCCGAGCTGCTGAAGGTCTTTTCCAAGCTCATGTCTGTGTGCGTCATGTTCACCAACTGCATGCAG CACCTGGCCGAGCACGCGGACGCTGCGCAGCTGGTGTCTGGCTTCGAGGCCACCATCAACAAGTTTGACAAGAACTTCTCAGCCCACCTGCTGGACCTCCTGGCTCGGCTAAGCATCTACAGCACCAGTGACTGTGAGCACGGCATGGCCAGCGTCATCTCCAG GCTTGACTTCAACGGCTTCTACACGGAGCGCCTGGAGCGCCTGTCTGCAGAGAGGAGCCAGAAGGCTGCTCCCCAAGTGCCTGTCCCGCGAGGGCCCCCGGCTCCTGCACCCAGGGTCGCAGTCACCGCACAGTGA